Proteins encoded by one window of Corynebacterium amycolatum:
- a CDS encoding DUF6350 family protein, whose translation MIRRGKDDVTVKGADSRRGSSGSDRNRRSRTGAGGSGGGSRSVRSEHSERTARAWQNTQAGRTGGARSVGADSNRGATTKMKAGGSGTSSRKGRPSGVRRFINSPRVRRFGLSVAGSYGVVLLFIISVALIGVIVSGAGMSPLPASIASLWMMFNLAPFRFNGTTLGLTPALPAVLTVAFIAWRVRREVADRISIKDVRALVGAYLGTPIVLTIIAWLMLYDASKVFPRVQTPSFGLAIAAALLVNLVALVLGMGQRLLRALLLRRKLPEWLLGSARLAVSYVAWLWLVGVAVTLVSLIWHRELLAETFAITDTAGESVAVSGLSLLYLPNVAFGAVGVLVGGKSTFGPAEAGLFAVHPAQLPPLPILAAMPQSLAHWAFGVLIVLPPAVAAWRVVAFLKKSAPKQPYLVVVLAAVWSIMFLMGLAWLLGGEVGIFGWAGASWWLTGLLGSMWLVVPGAIVVVAMTGVPSLGRDKGVSEVAAEKFPPKPAGDGNGHAEAEDAGDADKSDNDGDSSEESEESEEIVDGEVVATSEDEVESDTEEESESGAESEDASEDAEESDDSEEDSESAAGGGESSEVDATDEGESDEDTEDSEEGGDGEPSSSQKS comes from the coding sequence ATGATTAGACGCGGGAAGGACGATGTCACTGTGAAAGGCGCGGATTCGCGGAGAGGTTCCTCCGGTAGCGATCGAAATCGGCGAAGCCGCACCGGTGCCGGTGGCAGCGGCGGTGGTTCCCGTAGCGTCCGCAGTGAGCACAGTGAGCGCACTGCCCGCGCATGGCAGAACACGCAGGCCGGCCGGACTGGCGGTGCGCGCAGCGTCGGTGCCGACAGCAATCGAGGCGCCACGACGAAGATGAAAGCGGGGGGCTCCGGAACGTCGTCACGCAAGGGGCGTCCCTCGGGGGTCCGTCGTTTCATTAACTCTCCCCGTGTGCGCCGGTTTGGGCTGTCTGTTGCCGGTTCTTACGGCGTCGTATTGCTGTTCATCATCTCGGTAGCTCTGATTGGCGTCATCGTCAGCGGCGCTGGAATGTCTCCGCTTCCAGCGAGTATCGCGTCGCTGTGGATGATGTTTAACCTTGCCCCGTTCCGCTTTAACGGCACGACGCTGGGGCTCACGCCGGCGCTACCCGCAGTGCTGACGGTGGCATTCATCGCTTGGCGGGTGCGCCGCGAGGTCGCTGACCGCATCAGCATCAAGGACGTGCGCGCGTTGGTCGGCGCGTATCTGGGCACGCCCATTGTTCTCACCATCATCGCGTGGCTCATGCTTTACGACGCGTCGAAGGTGTTTCCCCGCGTTCAGACCCCCAGTTTCGGTCTGGCGATTGCGGCTGCGCTGCTCGTAAATCTCGTGGCCTTGGTGCTGGGAATGGGGCAGCGGTTGCTGCGTGCACTACTGCTGCGCCGGAAGTTGCCGGAATGGTTGCTCGGGTCTGCGCGACTGGCGGTCAGCTACGTGGCATGGCTGTGGCTGGTCGGTGTTGCGGTGACACTCGTTTCGCTGATTTGGCATCGAGAGTTGCTGGCAGAGACATTTGCAATCACGGATACCGCCGGTGAAAGTGTTGCGGTCAGCGGTCTCTCGCTGCTTTACCTGCCGAATGTAGCCTTCGGTGCTGTCGGTGTGCTGGTAGGTGGAAAATCGACCTTCGGGCCTGCGGAGGCTGGACTATTCGCAGTGCACCCGGCTCAGCTGCCACCCCTGCCGATTTTGGCTGCCATGCCTCAGTCGCTGGCGCACTGGGCTTTCGGAGTGCTGATTGTGCTACCGCCAGCCGTCGCAGCTTGGCGCGTCGTGGCATTCCTGAAGAAATCTGCACCGAAGCAGCCCTACCTGGTCGTCGTTCTCGCTGCCGTGTGGTCAATCATGTTCCTCATGGGGCTGGCTTGGCTGCTCGGCGGTGAGGTTGGCATCTTTGGGTGGGCCGGTGCCTCCTGGTGGCTGACTGGACTGCTCGGCTCGATGTGGCTGGTTGTTCCGGGGGCCATCGTGGTTGTTGCGATGACCGGTGTGCCGTCACTTGGTAGGGACAAGGGAGTCTCGGAAGTGGCCGCAGAAAAGTTCCCGCCGAAGCCTGCGGGAGATGGAAACGGTCATGCTGAGGCTGAGGATGCCGGCGACGCCGATAAGTCCGACAATGACGGGGACAGCTCGGAGGAGTCAGAGGAGTCGGAGGAGATTGTCGACGGGGAAGTCGTAGCGACCTCCGAAGATGAAGTCGAGTCCGACACAGAGGAGGAATCAGAGTCCGGTGCTGAGTCTGAAGATGCTTCAGAAGACGCTGAGGAATCGGACGACTCTGAAGAGGATTCGGAAAGCGCCGCAGGCGGAGGAGAGTCGAGCGAAGTAGATGCGACCGATGAGGGTGAATCCGATGAGGACACCGAAGACTCGGAGGAGGGCGGCGACGGGGAACCGTCGTCAAGCCAAAAGAGCTAA
- a CDS encoding TetR/AcrR family transcriptional regulator translates to MSRRTEARRRREAEILSAAAAILADRGFHQTRLEDVGSAVGISGPALYRYFSGKEELLAQILIDISIRLVDGARAVLDRAKSNDWGPEETLRGLLAHHVHFAVTEPDRIRVQEREGGNLAPEQSAKVRSLQRLYMVLWVDALRELQPELTSDEAQLKVQLTAGLINSSRHVLKWAGPEATRDNAFEMALAALGINNQ, encoded by the coding sequence ATGTCACGTAGAACCGAAGCGCGACGGCGTCGAGAAGCAGAGATTCTCTCCGCTGCTGCTGCGATCCTGGCCGACCGAGGGTTTCATCAGACTCGGTTGGAGGATGTTGGCTCCGCTGTTGGCATTTCTGGCCCAGCTCTTTACCGCTACTTCAGCGGCAAGGAAGAGCTGTTGGCGCAGATCCTCATCGATATTTCTATCCGACTTGTCGATGGTGCGCGAGCAGTTCTCGATCGAGCAAAGAGCAATGATTGGGGTCCAGAGGAGACTCTTCGGGGCCTCCTTGCGCATCACGTGCATTTTGCAGTCACGGAGCCCGATCGCATTCGTGTCCAAGAACGCGAAGGCGGAAATCTAGCGCCAGAGCAGAGCGCAAAAGTGCGTTCCTTGCAGCGTCTTTACATGGTCTTATGGGTGGACGCTCTGCGTGAACTACAGCCCGAACTCACCTCCGACGAGGCGCAGCTTAAAGTCCAGCTCACCGCTGGGTTGATTAACTCTTCCAGACATGTGCTCAAATGGGCGGGTCCCGAGGCGACAAGGGATAATGCCTTTGAGATGGCCCTTGCTGCGCTGGGCATTAACAACCAATAA
- a CDS encoding hotdog fold domain-containing protein: MAETQTFRMWKKLAATPVVGKRLFSLTAALTAPYFRTICPKLETMQPGLAVARMPAWWGVRNHIKSVHAIAACNLAEFAMGMLCEASVPTTHRWVPKGMTTNYKRISVGGLTAVAKAELPDFSTITPETGGVDFPVHIVLTDANGTEVQDATINCWVTAKKPK, encoded by the coding sequence ATGGCAGAGACTCAAACATTCCGCATGTGGAAGAAGTTGGCTGCGACTCCGGTCGTCGGCAAGCGTCTATTTTCCTTAACCGCCGCATTGACGGCGCCATATTTCCGCACAATCTGCCCCAAGCTAGAGACGATGCAGCCTGGACTGGCGGTAGCGCGCATGCCCGCTTGGTGGGGCGTGCGTAATCACATTAAGTCCGTGCATGCGATTGCTGCGTGTAACCTCGCTGAATTCGCGATGGGCATGCTCTGTGAGGCCAGCGTACCGACAACGCATCGCTGGGTTCCAAAGGGCATGACGACGAACTACAAGCGCATCTCCGTTGGTGGCCTGACGGCTGTGGCCAAGGCTGAGTTGCCGGACTTCTCCACCATCACACCGGAGACTGGCGGGGTAGATTTTCCCGTCCACATCGTGCTGACCGATGCCAACGGCACCGAAGTGCAAGATGCCACCATCAACTGCTGGGTGACGGCGAAGAAGCCTAAGTAG
- the purH gene encoding bifunctional phosphoribosylaminoimidazolecarboxamide formyltransferase/IMP cyclohydrolase has translation MTNDNTQRKPIKRALISVYDKTGLEELARDLHEAGVEIVSTGSTAGKIAAAGVPVTPVEDLTGFPECLEGRVKTLHPRVHAGILADTRKEDHLAQLKELGVEAFQLVVVNLYPFRETVASGASYDECVEQIDIGGPSMVRAAAKNHPSVAIVVDPARYGDVATAVKEGGFTLEQRREFARDAFLHTADYDAAVSNWFVEQLGSAEGSTPTPLRYGENSHQSATLTRIGTKGLANAKQLNGKEMSYNNYQDADAAWRAAWDHERPCVAIIKHANPCGIAVSDESIAAAHRAAHACDSMSAFGGVIAVNREVSVEMAEQVKDIFTEVIVAPSYEDGAVEVLKAKKNLRILVAEYEAPTTENKFISGGLLTQDPDTYQAEGDKPENWELATGEALNAEELAELEFAWRSVRAVKSNAILLSKNNATVGVGMGQVNRVDSAKLAVERANTLADGENRTQGAYAASDAFFPFADGLQVLIDAGVKAVVQPGGSIRDEEVIAAAKEAGITMYMTGTRHFFH, from the coding sequence ATGACCAACGACAACACGCAGCGTAAACCGATCAAGCGCGCTCTGATTAGCGTCTACGACAAGACTGGGCTCGAGGAGCTGGCTCGCGACCTGCACGAGGCTGGCGTGGAAATCGTTTCCACCGGTTCCACGGCTGGCAAGATTGCTGCAGCTGGCGTGCCTGTGACCCCGGTTGAGGATCTCACTGGTTTCCCGGAGTGTCTCGAGGGCCGTGTGAAGACGCTGCACCCGCGTGTTCACGCCGGTATTCTGGCTGATACTCGCAAGGAAGACCACCTGGCTCAGCTGAAGGAGCTCGGTGTGGAGGCTTTCCAGCTCGTTGTCGTTAATCTGTACCCGTTCCGGGAGACCGTTGCCTCGGGCGCTTCCTACGACGAGTGCGTGGAGCAGATCGACATTGGAGGCCCGTCGATGGTTCGCGCTGCGGCGAAGAACCATCCGTCGGTCGCCATCGTCGTCGACCCGGCTCGTTACGGCGATGTCGCTACCGCCGTGAAGGAAGGCGGCTTCACCCTCGAGCAGCGCCGTGAGTTCGCTCGCGACGCTTTCCTGCACACCGCTGATTACGACGCAGCTGTGTCCAACTGGTTTGTTGAGCAGCTCGGTAGCGCTGAGGGATCCACGCCGACCCCGCTGCGCTACGGCGAGAACTCTCACCAGTCGGCAACTCTGACCCGCATTGGTACCAAGGGGCTGGCAAACGCCAAGCAGCTGAACGGCAAGGAGATGTCGTACAACAACTACCAGGATGCCGACGCCGCATGGCGTGCCGCCTGGGATCACGAGCGTCCGTGTGTGGCAATCATCAAGCACGCTAACCCGTGCGGCATCGCAGTCTCGGATGAGTCCATCGCCGCAGCTCACCGCGCAGCTCACGCATGTGACTCGATGTCCGCATTCGGCGGTGTCATCGCCGTCAACCGCGAGGTCTCCGTTGAGATGGCCGAACAGGTCAAGGACATCTTCACCGAGGTCATCGTCGCTCCGTCCTACGAAGACGGTGCCGTTGAGGTACTGAAGGCCAAGAAGAATCTGCGTATTCTCGTCGCCGAGTACGAAGCACCGACCACCGAGAACAAGTTCATCTCGGGTGGTCTGCTTACCCAGGATCCGGATACTTACCAGGCAGAGGGAGATAAGCCGGAGAACTGGGAGCTGGCCACCGGCGAGGCATTGAATGCTGAAGAGCTGGCTGAGCTCGAGTTTGCATGGCGCTCCGTCCGCGCTGTGAAGTCCAACGCCATCCTGCTGTCCAAGAACAACGCCACCGTCGGCGTCGGCATGGGCCAGGTCAACCGCGTGGACTCCGCAAAGCTCGCCGTTGAGCGCGCAAATACGCTTGCCGACGGAGAAAACCGTACCCAGGGGGCCTACGCTGCGTCCGATGCCTTCTTCCCGTTCGCTGACGGTCTGCAGGTCCTGATTGATGCCGGTGTGAAGGCAGTTGTCCAGCCAGGTGGCTCCATCCGTGACGAAGAGGTCATCGCTGCTGCCAAGGAAGCTGGCATCACTATGTACATGACAGGTACTCGCCACTTCTTCCACTAA
- a CDS encoding UvrD-helicase domain-containing protein translates to MGNETGMLFGSFNADDGRRGDSHGGSNHGESGGATPGRGGFGHFAGAGSNSAPSGAASFGGGFGGGFEPSFDSESLLEGLNPQQRQAVEHIGSPLLIVAGAGSGKTSVLTRRIAYLIGARGVLPSQILAITFTNKAAAEMRERVAGLVGDQAQRMWVSTFHSMCVRILRMQHALVPGLNSNFSIYDSDDSRRLLSMIAKDMDLDAKKFTGRVLSSRISNLKNELIDPEKAIADASTTRNPFDDVVARVYLEYQTRLRAANAVDFDDLIGEVVRIFTNHPQVAEYYRRRFRHVLVDEYQDTNHAQYVLVSTLVGKPGGDVPPSELCVVGDSDQSIYAFRGATIRNIEEFEKDYPEATSILLEQNYRSTQTILSAANALIARNENRREKKLWTDLGEGGKIKGYVADNEHDEARFIANEIEQLVDYGPYSYSDVAIFYRTNNSSRALEDVFIRMGVPYTVVGGTRFYERKEVRDIVAYLRVIENFDDDVSLRRIINTPRRGIGDRAVAHVSLYAEDERCSFGTALRAVAEGKVPAVAARSRNAMAAFVEMIDGLAADMASGELADIGDLVNAIIDRSGYKSELERSNDPQDATRLDNLNELVSVAREFSAEARMMASVDISADVNEGSGAATDAESGADTSGESEVESGIANDLARDFTADFDNDGEAEPGSLQAFLERVSLVADADQIPDDDTGVVTLMTLHTAKGLEFPVVFLIGWEDGLFPHLRALGDPKELAEERRLAYVGITRARKQLYLTRAVTRSSWGSPQNNPPSRFLGEVPSDLIDWLREAPARSWGSGSGGFGSGGYGAGSAFGRGHGASSGFGSSSGFGSGGSSNSGASSRKKNQVLHLEPGDKVVHDKYGLGTVLEVQGAAPRATAMIDFGSAGKVRMMLIGGVPMEKL, encoded by the coding sequence ATGGGAAATGAAACTGGAATGTTGTTCGGGTCCTTCAATGCTGACGATGGCCGTCGTGGTGATAGCCATGGTGGTTCGAACCACGGTGAGTCGGGCGGTGCTACGCCTGGCCGTGGTGGGTTCGGCCACTTCGCCGGCGCTGGTAGCAATAGCGCGCCGAGTGGCGCTGCCAGCTTTGGCGGCGGTTTTGGCGGTGGCTTCGAGCCCAGTTTTGATTCAGAGTCGCTGTTAGAGGGGCTTAATCCGCAGCAGCGCCAAGCAGTGGAGCACATTGGCTCACCACTGTTGATTGTGGCTGGAGCGGGTTCGGGAAAGACGTCTGTGCTGACGCGCCGGATTGCATACCTGATTGGCGCGCGTGGGGTCCTGCCAAGTCAAATTTTGGCTATTACTTTTACCAATAAGGCCGCAGCCGAGATGCGCGAGCGTGTGGCTGGTCTGGTTGGTGACCAGGCGCAGCGTATGTGGGTGTCCACGTTCCACTCCATGTGTGTGCGCATCCTGCGCATGCAGCATGCGCTAGTACCGGGGCTTAATTCCAATTTCTCTATTTATGATTCGGACGACTCCCGGCGTTTGCTGTCCATGATTGCTAAGGACATGGACCTGGATGCCAAGAAGTTCACCGGCCGCGTGCTCTCGTCGCGTATCTCCAATCTCAAGAATGAATTGATTGACCCGGAGAAGGCCATCGCGGATGCCTCGACGACGCGCAATCCTTTTGATGACGTCGTTGCACGAGTTTACCTGGAGTACCAGACCAGGCTGCGGGCGGCTAATGCCGTGGACTTTGACGATCTAATCGGTGAGGTCGTTCGGATCTTCACCAATCACCCGCAGGTTGCAGAGTATTACCGTCGCCGCTTCCGGCATGTGTTGGTGGATGAGTACCAGGACACCAACCATGCGCAGTATGTTTTGGTCTCGACGCTCGTCGGCAAACCCGGTGGAGATGTGCCTCCGAGTGAGCTGTGTGTGGTGGGCGATTCGGACCAGTCCATTTATGCCTTCCGTGGTGCGACTATTCGAAATATTGAAGAGTTTGAAAAGGACTATCCCGAGGCCACGTCGATTCTGCTGGAGCAAAACTATCGCTCGACGCAGACGATTCTGTCGGCGGCCAATGCGTTGATTGCGCGGAATGAGAATCGCCGGGAGAAGAAGCTGTGGACCGATCTCGGTGAGGGCGGCAAGATCAAGGGCTACGTGGCGGACAATGAGCACGATGAAGCTCGGTTTATCGCTAACGAGATTGAGCAATTGGTCGACTACGGGCCGTACTCGTATTCGGATGTGGCGATTTTCTACCGCACCAATAATTCCTCCCGTGCGCTAGAGGATGTCTTCATTCGTATGGGCGTGCCGTACACGGTGGTTGGTGGCACCAGGTTTTATGAGCGTAAGGAAGTACGCGATATTGTCGCCTACCTGCGCGTTATCGAGAACTTCGACGATGATGTTTCGCTGCGTCGCATTATCAATACGCCGCGCCGCGGAATCGGTGACCGTGCGGTGGCGCATGTGTCTCTCTATGCCGAGGACGAGAGATGCTCGTTCGGCACGGCGCTACGTGCCGTAGCGGAGGGCAAGGTTCCGGCGGTGGCGGCGCGGAGTCGAAACGCGATGGCGGCGTTCGTCGAGATGATTGATGGCTTGGCGGCGGATATGGCATCCGGTGAGCTGGCCGATATCGGTGATCTGGTCAACGCGATTATTGATCGCAGTGGGTACAAGTCGGAGCTCGAGCGCTCCAATGATCCGCAAGATGCCACGCGACTGGACAACCTCAATGAGCTCGTCAGCGTTGCGCGGGAGTTCTCTGCAGAGGCGCGGATGATGGCGTCGGTGGATATTAGCGCTGATGTAAATGAAGGCTCTGGCGCTGCAACTGATGCTGAAAGCGGTGCTGATACTAGTGGCGAGTCCGAGGTGGAATCTGGAATCGCGAATGACCTCGCGCGTGATTTCACGGCCGACTTCGACAACGATGGGGAAGCGGAGCCGGGAAGTCTGCAGGCATTCCTCGAGCGAGTTTCTCTGGTCGCGGATGCGGACCAGATTCCGGATGATGACACCGGTGTAGTGACGTTGATGACGCTACATACGGCCAAGGGCCTGGAGTTTCCGGTGGTATTTCTCATTGGTTGGGAAGACGGACTGTTCCCGCACCTGCGCGCCCTAGGCGATCCGAAGGAGCTGGCCGAAGAGCGACGTCTGGCCTATGTGGGTATTACCCGAGCTCGCAAGCAGCTGTATCTCACGCGCGCTGTGACTCGGTCCTCGTGGGGTTCGCCGCAGAATAATCCGCCCTCACGTTTTCTGGGGGAAGTCCCAAGCGACCTGATTGATTGGCTGCGCGAGGCTCCGGCTCGAAGCTGGGGCTCCGGTTCTGGTGGTTTCGGCTCTGGAGGCTACGGCGCAGGCAGCGCGTTTGGTCGTGGCCATGGTGCCTCGTCGGGCTTCGGTTCCAGCTCGGGCTTCGGCTCTGGTGGATCCTCTAACTCTGGTGCGTCATCCCGAAAGAAGAATCAGGTCTTGCACCTAGAGCCCGGTGACAAGGTTGTTCACGACAAGTACGGCTTAGGCACTGTGCTTGAGGTCCAAGGGGCCGCGCCCCGGGCAACTGCGATGATTGACTTTGGATCCGCAGGTAAGGTCCGCATGATGCTTATCGGCGGCGTGCCCATGGAGAAGTTGTAA
- a CDS encoding M23 family metallopeptidase: MTFFNARRGGGKHRKVEVSATSRAALVALSASTIASSNAVAHAAETENKAPENSASTQTRAAQPKNNAPMVLASSSFNPSTNLSDHLATALQYNQERVARDQAARAPKLSIPTVGLLTSPFGPRWGTFHYGVDLANVTNTPIMSVMDGTVIDAGPAQGYGQWIRVRHDDGSVSVYGHIESIYVAVGEAVRAGQVIAGMGNRGFSTGTHLHFEIHPDGTTPVDPVTWFIQRGLSLN; encoded by the coding sequence GTGACGTTTTTCAATGCTCGTCGCGGAGGCGGAAAGCACCGCAAGGTAGAGGTTTCCGCAACTTCTCGCGCAGCACTGGTCGCACTGTCCGCATCGACGATTGCTTCTTCCAACGCGGTCGCCCACGCAGCTGAGACCGAGAATAAGGCTCCGGAGAACTCAGCTTCGACTCAGACCCGCGCTGCTCAGCCGAAGAACAATGCTCCGATGGTGCTGGCCTCCAGCTCCTTCAATCCGAGCACTAACCTCAGCGACCACCTCGCTACGGCGTTGCAGTACAACCAGGAGCGCGTTGCTCGCGACCAGGCTGCCCGCGCTCCGAAGCTCTCCATCCCGACTGTGGGACTGCTGACCTCACCGTTCGGTCCACGCTGGGGAACCTTCCACTACGGCGTCGACCTGGCTAACGTCACCAACACCCCAATCATGTCCGTCATGGACGGCACTGTTATCGATGCAGGCCCGGCTCAGGGCTACGGTCAGTGGATCCGCGTTCGCCATGACGACGGCTCTGTTTCCGTCTACGGCCATATTGAGTCCATCTACGTCGCTGTCGGCGAAGCTGTCCGAGCTGGCCAGGTCATCGCCGGTATGGGTAACCGCGGCTTCTCCACCGGTACGCACCTCCACTTCGAGATTCACCCGGATGGCACCACCCCGGTCGACCCGGTGACCTGGTTCATCCAGCGTGGTCTGAGCCTGAACTAA
- a CDS encoding chorismate mutase translates to MSENPADTPAAHTDNTNGAEHSQQAAAVSPFEVRTPTGTDDPLSSAEIEQYRKEINRLDGLIIDAIQRRTAISKAVGKTRLGSGGTRLVHGREVQIINEFRDALGPEGPAIASALLRMGRGRLG, encoded by the coding sequence ATGAGCGAAAACCCTGCGGACACTCCCGCCGCACACACCGACAACACCAACGGCGCTGAGCACAGCCAACAGGCTGCGGCAGTATCCCCTTTTGAAGTCCGCACCCCCACCGGCACCGATGACCCGTTGAGCTCCGCGGAGATCGAACAGTACCGCAAGGAAATCAACCGCCTTGACGGGCTGATTATCGATGCCATTCAACGCCGCACCGCAATCAGTAAGGCCGTCGGCAAAACCCGCCTGGGATCTGGCGGCACGCGTCTCGTGCACGGCCGAGAGGTGCAGATCATCAACGAGTTCCGTGACGCCCTTGGCCCAGAGGGCCCAGCGATCGCATCGGCTCTGCTGCGCATGGGACGCGGTCGCCTGGGCTAA
- a CDS encoding NAD-dependent succinate-semialdehyde dehydrogenase — translation MTDFTPDYDNILKDVPTGLLLGGEFRPASNGETFDVINPATDKPLVKVASATEEDAQRALDNAVAAQKEWKVTSPRKRSEILYRAFELIRRDADKLAQLQSLEMGRALPDSKAEVGYGGEFFRWFAEEAVRISGDYRISPSGTSRVAVIKQPVGPVLAITPWNFPLAMGTRKIAPALAAGCPVIIKPASKTPLTMLYLGKLLTEAGVPAGVISVLPTGHSANVSALLSDDRLRKFTFTGSTEVGQMLAAKAAETSMKVSLELGGNAPFVILSDGDVDKAVQAVSDAKLRNGGQVCIAPNRFIVHESKKDAFVEGVVKRFAELKLGEGTDPATDLGPLALRDQQEKVRDLVDDAVKRGAKVECGGKIPDLGGALSDGYFFEPTVLTDVPEDADIVREEIFGPVVAVTTFTDDDRAIEQANDTIFGLAAYVFSENLTKALGAAEAVESGMVAVNKGSLSDPSAPFGGVKQSGLGREGGFTGIDEFLEEKLISLEG, via the coding sequence ATGACTGATTTCACCCCTGATTACGACAACATCCTCAAAGACGTCCCCACAGGCCTTCTCCTCGGCGGCGAGTTCCGTCCCGCGTCGAATGGCGAGACCTTCGATGTCATTAATCCCGCCACCGATAAACCGCTGGTCAAGGTCGCATCTGCCACCGAAGAGGACGCTCAGCGGGCGCTTGACAACGCCGTCGCAGCCCAGAAGGAGTGGAAGGTAACCTCGCCCCGCAAGCGCAGCGAGATTCTGTACCGCGCTTTTGAACTCATCCGTCGGGATGCAGACAAGTTGGCCCAGCTGCAGTCCCTGGAGATGGGCCGTGCGTTGCCGGATTCCAAGGCTGAGGTCGGCTACGGTGGCGAGTTTTTTCGTTGGTTCGCTGAGGAGGCCGTGCGTATCTCCGGCGATTACCGAATTTCTCCGAGCGGGACCTCGCGCGTCGCGGTGATTAAGCAGCCGGTCGGCCCGGTTTTGGCTATTACGCCGTGGAATTTCCCACTGGCTATGGGTACTCGCAAGATCGCCCCGGCACTCGCCGCCGGCTGCCCGGTCATTATTAAGCCCGCGTCCAAAACTCCTCTGACCATGCTCTACCTGGGCAAACTGCTTACCGAGGCCGGCGTCCCCGCAGGCGTGATCTCCGTGCTGCCAACAGGACACTCAGCCAACGTTTCGGCCCTCCTTTCCGATGACCGCCTGCGCAAGTTCACTTTCACCGGTTCCACCGAAGTTGGCCAGATGCTCGCCGCGAAGGCCGCGGAAACCTCGATGAAGGTCTCCCTTGAACTCGGCGGAAATGCACCGTTTGTCATTCTCTCTGATGGCGATGTCGATAAGGCTGTGCAGGCAGTCAGTGACGCCAAGCTCCGCAATGGCGGCCAGGTGTGTATCGCCCCGAATCGCTTTATTGTTCATGAATCCAAGAAGGATGCGTTCGTCGAGGGCGTCGTCAAGCGTTTTGCGGAGCTGAAGTTGGGCGAGGGCACCGACCCTGCGACGGACCTTGGGCCACTCGCGCTGCGCGATCAACAGGAAAAGGTTCGTGATCTGGTTGACGATGCGGTCAAGCGCGGTGCGAAGGTCGAGTGCGGCGGCAAGATTCCAGATCTCGGCGGCGCGCTTTCCGACGGCTACTTTTTCGAGCCCACAGTTCTGACCGATGTGCCCGAGGATGCGGATATTGTCCGCGAAGAGATTTTCGGTCCGGTGGTTGCGGTGACGACCTTCACGGACGATGACCGGGCGATTGAGCAGGCAAATGACACCATCTTTGGTTTGGCTGCATATGTGTTCAGTGAGAATCTGACCAAGGCGCTCGGTGCGGCAGAGGCAGTGGAGTCCGGCATGGTTGCGGTCAATAAGGGCTCGCTGTCGGACCCGTCGGCGCCGTTCGGTGGTGTCAAGCAGTCCGGCCTTGGACGTGAGGGCGGCTTCACCGGTATCGATGAGTTCCTAGAGGAAAAGCTGATTTCCCTGGAAGGCTAG
- the purN gene encoding phosphoribosylglycinamide formyltransferase, giving the protein MTEAQPVAEISHNNSSSKQLRIVVLASGLGSLLQSMLELLDAEKVQIVAVGSDKDCPALERAQNLNIPTFRVPFDAEAKKDREGWDIRVLEAVNSFSPDIVVSAGFMRILGPSFVEAYSNRIINTHPALLPSFPGARAVPDALDYGVKVTGTTVHIVDNGVDTGPILAQQPVAVEDDDTVETLHERIKVVERRLLVDVLHSIADHGIERDGRKAYLK; this is encoded by the coding sequence GTGACTGAAGCACAGCCCGTCGCAGAAATTTCGCACAATAATTCCTCCAGCAAGCAGCTCCGCATCGTAGTCCTGGCCTCTGGCCTGGGCTCCCTTTTGCAGTCGATGCTGGAACTGCTGGACGCTGAAAAAGTTCAGATTGTCGCGGTTGGTTCGGACAAGGATTGTCCGGCGCTGGAGAGGGCTCAAAACCTCAATATCCCAACTTTTCGGGTGCCTTTCGATGCTGAGGCAAAGAAGGACCGAGAAGGTTGGGATATTCGTGTTTTAGAGGCCGTGAACAGTTTTTCGCCGGATATCGTTGTCTCGGCGGGTTTCATGCGCATTCTGGGGCCATCATTTGTGGAGGCCTACAGCAATCGCATCATTAATACGCACCCTGCGCTGCTGCCGTCCTTCCCAGGGGCGCGTGCGGTACCGGATGCACTTGACTACGGGGTGAAGGTCACCGGCACGACCGTGCATATTGTTGATAATGGAGTGGACACCGGGCCGATTCTGGCGCAGCAGCCAGTGGCCGTCGAGGACGACGACACGGTGGAGACCCTGCACGAACGAATCAAGGTTGTCGAACGCCGACTCCTGGTTGATGTATTGCACTCGATTGCCGATCACGGAATTGAGCGTGACGGACGAAAGGCTTATCTGAAATGA